One region of Paucibacter aquatile genomic DNA includes:
- a CDS encoding NAD(P)/FAD-dependent oxidoreductase: MNELWPEAALDRVDAVVVGAGVLGLAVGRALAQRGLETLVLERAGQIGSGISSRSSEVIHAGLYYPSGSLKAELCVRGRELLYDFCASHAVPHRRCGKLLVATEAAQLPALQALAEQARRNGVDDVQALSAAQARALEPALRCEAALLSPSTGIVDSHALMLALQGELEAAGGCVAVGSAVGALCRQGGLWRVELQAEAGAEPYAVLSPRVVNAAGLWAPALARATEGLAARHQPEPRFCKGSYFSLSGRAPFSHLIYPMPQAAGLGVHLTLDLGGQARFGPDVEWLDGVSDPDALDYRVDPARGERFAAEVRRYWPDLPEGRLQASYAGVRPKISGPGEPAADFRIEGPAEHGLPGLVQLLGLESPGLTSCLAVAERVSALLD; encoded by the coding sequence ATGAATGAGCTGTGGCCAGAGGCGGCTTTGGACCGCGTGGATGCCGTGGTGGTGGGCGCCGGCGTGTTGGGCCTGGCCGTGGGCCGGGCCTTGGCCCAGCGAGGCCTGGAAACCCTGGTGCTGGAGCGTGCCGGCCAGATCGGCAGCGGCATCAGCTCGCGCAGCAGCGAGGTGATCCATGCCGGGCTCTACTACCCCAGCGGCTCGCTCAAGGCCGAGCTGTGCGTGCGCGGCCGCGAGCTGCTCTACGACTTCTGCGCCTCGCATGCCGTGCCGCACCGGCGCTGCGGCAAGCTGCTGGTGGCCACCGAGGCGGCCCAGCTGCCGGCCCTGCAGGCCCTGGCCGAGCAGGCGCGGCGCAATGGCGTGGACGATGTGCAAGCCTTGAGTGCTGCGCAGGCGCGGGCCCTGGAGCCGGCGTTGCGCTGCGAGGCGGCCTTGCTCTCGCCCTCGACCGGCATCGTCGACAGCCATGCGCTGATGCTGGCTCTGCAGGGCGAGCTGGAGGCCGCGGGCGGCTGTGTGGCCGTGGGCAGCGCGGTCGGGGCCTTGTGCCGCCAGGGGGGGCTGTGGCGGGTGGAGTTGCAGGCCGAGGCCGGTGCTGAGCCTTATGCTGTGTTGAGCCCGCGTGTGGTCAATGCCGCCGGCCTGTGGGCACCGGCCTTGGCCCGGGCCACCGAGGGCCTGGCCGCCCGCCATCAGCCGGAGCCGCGCTTTTGCAAGGGCAGCTATTTCTCGCTCTCGGGCCGCGCGCCTTTTTCGCACCTGATCTATCCCATGCCACAAGCCGCGGGCCTGGGCGTGCACCTGACCCTGGATCTGGGAGGTCAGGCCCGCTTCGGGCCCGATGTGGAATGGCTGGACGGCGTCAGCGACCCGGACGCGCTGGACTACCGCGTCGACCCCGCGCGCGGCGAGCGCTTTGCCGCCGAAGTGCGCCGTTACTGGCCCGATCTGCCCGAGGGCCGCCTGCAAGCCTCCTATGCCGGCGTGCGGCCCAAGATCAGCGGCCCGGGCGAGCCGGCCGCTGATTTCCGCATCGAAGGTCCGGCCGAGCATGGCCTGCCTGGCCTGGTGCAGCTGCTGGGCCTGGAGTCCCCCGGGCTGACCAGCTGCCTGGCGGTGGCCGAGCGGGTGTCAGCGCTCCTGGATTAA
- a CDS encoding response regulator codes for MTVHTQELAAAAHPNNDHDRDHGGGSQALRRARRILIVDDSRAIQALIRRCLDCEELGPLQIETASDGLDALTQVARFRPDLVLADWHMPGASGLEMLQRLRQAGFEQLPVGFITMDRGSDCQRRAQQYGALFLLHKPFAAGELRQAVAQGLALTLAPGGQERVAQPA; via the coding sequence ATGACGGTGCACACCCAGGAGCTGGCGGCTGCCGCTCACCCCAACAACGACCACGACAGAGACCACGGCGGCGGCAGCCAGGCCCTGCGGCGCGCGCGCCGCATCTTGATCGTGGACGACAGCCGCGCCATCCAGGCTTTGATTCGCCGCTGCCTGGACTGCGAAGAGTTGGGCCCTCTGCAGATCGAAACCGCCAGCGATGGCCTGGACGCCCTGACCCAGGTGGCGCGCTTCCGGCCCGATCTGGTGCTGGCCGACTGGCACATGCCCGGCGCCTCAGGCCTGGAAATGCTGCAACGCCTGCGCCAGGCGGGCTTTGAGCAGCTGCCCGTGGGCTTCATCACCATGGACCGGGGCAGCGATTGCCAACGCCGCGCGCAGCAGTATGGCGCCCTGTTCCTGCTGCACAAACCGTTTGCCGCGGGCGAGCTGCGCCAGGCTGTGGCGCAGGGCTTGGCGCTGACGCTGGCACCGGGCGGCCAGGAGCGGGTCGCGCAGCCAGCCTAA
- a CDS encoding ParB N-terminal domain-containing protein: protein MNITVLDELRAYIDPLTPEEHQALERSILAEGCRDALVLWGEILVDGHNRYGICQKHGIPFQTVQNPRFKSMEDVHLWMIDQHLGRRSVSDFQRGILALRKKEIVAARAKEAVARLAEAGSAGAVEFPPDLADGLPTGPDSSALPPPEPLTSREAIAKAARISSNTVVQIEKIQKSAAPELVEAVKAGTISINAAAAVASLAPEEQIAAVAGGKKELQQAAKRVREGKSGNRAPKTAEAGTEATGEAGSAAESASDADLRNRETQLKLLQDTVAELTAENKQLKDEVLRLKDQLALLQQQQQQ from the coding sequence ATGAACATCACCGTCCTTGACGAACTGCGCGCCTACATCGACCCGCTGACCCCCGAAGAACACCAGGCGCTGGAGCGCAGCATCCTGGCCGAGGGCTGCCGCGACGCGCTGGTGCTCTGGGGCGAAATCCTGGTCGACGGCCACAACCGCTACGGCATCTGCCAGAAGCACGGCATCCCCTTCCAGACGGTGCAGAACCCGCGCTTCAAATCCATGGAAGACGTGCACCTGTGGATGATCGACCAGCACCTGGGCCGGCGCAGCGTGTCGGATTTCCAGCGCGGCATCCTGGCCCTGCGCAAAAAGGAAATCGTGGCCGCGCGCGCCAAGGAGGCGGTGGCCCGCCTGGCCGAAGCCGGCTCGGCTGGCGCGGTGGAGTTCCCGCCCGATCTGGCCGATGGCCTGCCCACCGGCCCTGACAGCAGCGCCCTGCCCCCGCCCGAGCCACTGACCAGCCGGGAGGCCATCGCCAAGGCCGCGCGCATCAGCAGCAACACCGTGGTGCAGATCGAGAAGATCCAGAAAAGCGCCGCGCCCGAGCTGGTCGAGGCGGTCAAGGCCGGCACCATCTCCATCAACGCCGCCGCCGCTGTGGCCAGCCTGGCGCCGGAAGAACAGATCGCCGCCGTGGCCGGCGGCAAGAAGGAGCTGCAGCAAGCCGCCAAGCGCGTGCGTGAAGGCAAGAGCGGCAACCGCGCACCCAAGACCGCCGAGGCCGGCACTGAGGCCACGGGCGAAGCCGGCAGCGCCGCCGAGAGCGCCAGCGACGCCGACCTGCGCAACCGTGAAACCCAGCTCAAGCTGCTGCAGGACACCGTGGCCGAGCTGACGGCCGAGAACAAGCAGCTCAAGGACGAGGTACTGCGGCTCAAGGATCAACTCGCGCTCCTGCAGCAACAGCAACAGCAGTAG
- a CDS encoding GGDEF domain-containing protein translates to MRPTAASTPSLSKHPMDSDLQAENQALRRQLDSLLREARNNEEKMRRFDQLEHRLIGARSMAELLSLLLNDYRQAFGIDAVSMVLLDRDDEASRMLDAERHRHEGPNHHEPAPLDGLTLLPSIAPIAPLFQGQLHQPWLGPFNEQRHRPLFGAPHAAPHRAPQATLASVALLPLSRHGELIGSLHFGSSDPSRYERGAGTQLLERLAAIVSVCLDSALNQERLKLAGLTDMLTGVHNRRYFEHRCLIEIAQARRYRHDLACLFLDLDHFKAINDRHGHPAGDEVLRSIGHLIQSQLRLGDTIARFGGEEFVVLLPQAPLQHAREIAERIRASIAARALLLPSGEFIPATVSVGLAMLERAPEGSREPDDKQALALRLVDAADQALYRAKAEGRNRVVLSSEPRIQALSA, encoded by the coding sequence GTGAGGCCCACCGCGGCCTCCACCCCTTCCCTCAGTAAGCACCCGATGGACAGCGATCTCCAGGCAGAAAACCAGGCCCTGCGCCGGCAGTTGGACAGCCTTTTGCGTGAAGCGCGCAACAACGAAGAGAAGATGCGCCGCTTCGACCAGCTGGAACACCGGCTGATCGGGGCGCGTTCCATGGCCGAGCTGCTGAGCCTGCTGCTCAATGACTACCGCCAGGCCTTTGGTATCGATGCCGTGTCCATGGTGCTGCTGGACCGTGACGACGAAGCCAGCCGCATGCTGGACGCTGAGCGTCACCGCCATGAAGGCCCCAACCACCACGAACCCGCGCCGCTGGACGGCCTGACCCTGCTGCCCAGCATCGCCCCGATCGCGCCGCTGTTCCAAGGCCAGCTGCACCAGCCCTGGCTGGGCCCCTTCAATGAGCAGCGGCACCGCCCGCTGTTTGGCGCGCCCCATGCTGCGCCCCATCGCGCTCCTCAAGCCACCCTGGCCTCGGTGGCCCTGCTGCCGCTGTCACGCCACGGCGAACTGATCGGCAGCCTGCATTTCGGCAGCAGCGACCCGTCCCGCTACGAGCGCGGCGCCGGCACCCAGCTGCTGGAGCGCCTGGCCGCCATCGTCTCGGTCTGTCTGGACAGCGCGCTCAACCAGGAACGGCTCAAGCTGGCCGGCCTGACCGACATGCTGACCGGCGTGCACAACCGCCGCTATTTCGAGCACCGCTGCCTGATCGAGATCGCGCAGGCGCGGCGCTACCGCCACGACTTGGCCTGCCTGTTCCTGGACCTCGATCACTTCAAGGCCATCAACGACCGCCACGGCCACCCGGCCGGCGACGAGGTGCTGCGAAGCATCGGCCACCTGATCCAGTCGCAGCTGCGCCTGGGCGACACGATTGCCCGCTTTGGCGGCGAAGAGTTCGTGGTGCTGCTGCCGCAGGCGCCGCTGCAGCACGCGCGCGAGATCGCCGAGCGCATCCGCGCCAGCATCGCCGCCCGCGCCCTGCTGCTGCCCAGCGGTGAGTTCATCCCGGCCACCGTCTCGGTGGGCCTGGCCATGCTGGAGCGTGCACCCGAAGGCAGCCGCGAGCCCGACGACAAGCAGGCCCTGGCCCTGCGCCTGGTGGACGCGGCCGATCAGGCGCTCTACCGCGCCAAGGCCGAGGGGCGCAACCGGGTGGTGCTGAGCAGCGAGCCGCGCATCCAGGCGCTGTCGGCCTGA
- the yidD gene encoding membrane protein insertion efficiency factor YidD has protein sequence MPSRRLGGLQILALALIRGYQRFLSPHKGFVCAYRVHRRHAAGCSALGYRAIRRLGVWRGLGVLRLRLAACGDLHRRCQAEMAEVAGSGRRPLAAQRGDCDCGCDLGDLGGCNSCDASDGARIFSRLIDGCSCCDCGCDGWGRDRKKPPAKPSWRYRKRQPRDRDR, from the coding sequence ATGCCAAGCCGGCGCCTGGGTGGGCTGCAGATCCTGGCCCTGGCCCTGATCCGGGGCTACCAGCGTTTTCTGTCGCCGCACAAAGGCTTTGTCTGCGCCTACCGCGTGCATCGCCGGCATGCAGCGGGCTGCTCGGCCCTGGGCTACCGGGCCATCCGCCGCCTCGGTGTGTGGCGCGGCTTGGGCGTCTTGCGTCTGCGTCTGGCGGCTTGTGGTGACTTGCACCGGCGCTGTCAGGCCGAGATGGCCGAGGTGGCCGGCAGCGGGCGCCGGCCGCTGGCCGCTCAGCGCGGGGACTGCGATTGCGGCTGCGATCTCGGCGACCTGGGCGGCTGCAACAGCTGCGACGCCAGCGACGGCGCCCGCATCTTCAGCCGCCTGATCGATGGCTGCAGCTGCTGTGATTGCGGCTGCGATGGCTGGGGGCGGGATCGCAAGAAGCCGCCCGCCAAACCGAGCTGGCGCTACCGAAAACGCCAGCCTCGCGATCGCGATCGATAG
- a CDS encoding carboxymuconolactone decarboxylase family protein, translated as MSDTAASPQSPAAPASAGGTAPVQARIDWAAFETHAGGVVGALRDYSRAVDASGLDKGLVELLKLRASQINGCAFCLQFHLNLARKLGLPQRQLDQLAAWRDSHAFSARERAALAWTEALTRMAAAPVEGTLYADIQAQFSEGEIANLTAAVAAINAWNRIAGALRFTPPGG; from the coding sequence ATGAGTGACACCGCTGCTTCCCCTCAATCTCCAGCCGCACCCGCCAGCGCGGGCGGCACCGCGCCGGTTCAGGCGCGCATCGACTGGGCTGCGTTCGAAACGCATGCCGGCGGTGTGGTCGGCGCCCTGCGCGACTACAGTCGCGCGGTCGACGCCTCGGGCCTGGACAAGGGCCTGGTCGAGCTGCTCAAGCTGCGCGCCTCGCAGATCAATGGCTGCGCGTTCTGCCTGCAGTTCCATCTGAACCTGGCGCGCAAGCTGGGCCTGCCGCAGCGCCAGCTGGACCAGCTGGCCGCCTGGCGCGATTCGCATGCCTTCAGCGCCCGCGAGCGTGCCGCACTGGCTTGGACCGAAGCCCTGACCCGCATGGCCGCCGCACCGGTGGAGGGCACGCTGTACGCGGACATTCAAGCCCAGTTCAGCGAAGGCGAGATCGCCAATCTGACCGCGGCCGTCGCCGCCATCAACGCCTGGAACCGCATCGCCGGCGCGCTGCGCTTCACCCCGCCGGGCGGCTGA
- a CDS encoding methyl-accepting chemotaxis protein: MFASPAVAVSSSTQRSTQATPAAQRAGRPSSLARRVAWIGGLGVALLIGLTTLGLSLQSNGVERERAAALATSEAASVARMADAFDNSARLMVERFYNTFASEFQGSFSLSADGRDLQFEQTRLAGNFEAVDRFSRNSGGAATIFMRQGDDFLRISTSLKKENGERAVGTLLGSNHPAYATLMQGQPYVGRAVLFGRPFMNHYQPVKDAAGRVVGILFVGFDTSEFQRSLEQMTREVKLFETGGLYLVDPTGAKGQPLLRAHPSQAGKPVAELSPEADRFLQEMFKKPAGFAGPAPALLNPKQKDTWLVGQRSEATGWWVLAEVSDAEALREHWRVQRHLWLTLGLASLVLAAGLYGLLRRWVGQPLAALNAAVLRVAEGDLSQPVQTLRHDDLGLLAGNVERMRLQLARTIGSVRLATDGISTASSQVAAGSQDLSSRTESGASSLQQIASSVEQLTVAVTQTAESAGVASDLALSANAAAQQGGEVMEQLVQTMDGISRASGKISEVIGTIDAIAFQTNILALNAAVEAARAGEQGRGFAVVAKEVRSLAQHCAESAREIKGLISGSSERVDAGLKLVQTAGRSMGEIVHSIGRVSTAVAEINEATREQGAGLGQVNSAITDLDASTQQNAALVEESAAAAESLHAQAQTLVDLVRGFHLLQAQAAALRP, from the coding sequence ATGTTTGCCTCCCCCGCTGTAGCTGTTTCTTCTTCCACCCAACGCTCCACCCAGGCCACGCCGGCCGCGCAGCGCGCCGGCCGCCCCAGCTCCCTGGCCCGCCGCGTGGCCTGGATCGGCGGCCTCGGTGTGGCCCTGCTGATCGGCCTGACCACCCTGGGCCTGAGCCTGCAATCGAACGGCGTGGAACGCGAGCGCGCCGCCGCGCTGGCCACCAGCGAGGCGGCCTCGGTGGCCCGAATGGCCGATGCTTTTGACAACAGCGCGCGGCTGATGGTCGAGCGTTTCTACAACACCTTTGCCAGCGAGTTCCAGGGCAGCTTCAGCCTCAGTGCCGATGGCCGTGACCTGCAATTCGAGCAGACCCGCCTGGCCGGCAATTTCGAGGCGGTGGACCGTTTCAGCCGCAATTCCGGCGGCGCTGCCACCATCTTTATGCGCCAGGGCGATGACTTCCTGCGCATCAGCACCTCGCTGAAGAAGGAGAACGGCGAGCGTGCCGTTGGCACTTTGCTGGGCAGCAATCACCCGGCCTATGCCACGCTGATGCAGGGCCAGCCCTATGTCGGCCGCGCCGTGCTCTTCGGCCGCCCCTTCATGAACCACTACCAGCCGGTCAAGGACGCCGCAGGTCGGGTGGTGGGCATTCTCTTCGTCGGCTTCGACACCTCGGAGTTCCAGCGCTCGCTGGAGCAGATGACGCGCGAGGTCAAGCTCTTCGAAACCGGCGGCCTCTACCTGGTGGACCCGACTGGCGCCAAGGGCCAGCCCCTGCTGCGCGCCCACCCCAGCCAGGCCGGCAAGCCGGTGGCCGAGCTGAGCCCTGAGGCCGATCGTTTCCTGCAGGAGATGTTCAAGAAGCCGGCCGGTTTTGCCGGCCCGGCGCCGGCCTTGCTGAACCCCAAGCAGAAAGACACCTGGCTGGTGGGGCAGCGCAGCGAGGCCACGGGTTGGTGGGTGCTGGCCGAGGTCTCGGATGCCGAGGCCTTGCGCGAGCACTGGCGCGTGCAGCGCCATCTCTGGCTGACCCTGGGCCTGGCCAGTCTGGTTCTGGCGGCCGGCCTGTACGGGCTGCTGCGCCGCTGGGTGGGCCAGCCGCTGGCCGCACTCAATGCCGCCGTGCTGCGCGTGGCCGAGGGCGATCTGTCCCAGCCGGTGCAGACCCTGCGCCATGACGATCTGGGCCTGCTGGCCGGCAATGTCGAGCGCATGCGTTTGCAGCTGGCCCGCACCATCGGCTCGGTGCGCCTGGCCACCGATGGCATTTCCACCGCCAGCTCGCAAGTCGCCGCCGGCAGCCAGGACCTGTCCAGCCGCACCGAAAGCGGCGCCAGCAGCCTGCAGCAGATCGCCAGCTCGGTCGAGCAGCTGACCGTGGCGGTCACGCAAACGGCCGAGTCCGCCGGTGTCGCCAGCGATCTGGCCCTCAGCGCCAATGCCGCTGCTCAGCAGGGTGGCGAGGTGATGGAGCAGCTGGTGCAGACCATGGACGGCATCAGCCGCGCCAGCGGCAAGATCAGCGAGGTCATCGGCACCATCGACGCGATCGCCTTCCAGACCAACATCCTGGCGCTCAATGCCGCCGTCGAGGCCGCCCGTGCCGGCGAGCAGGGCCGCGGCTTCGCCGTGGTGGCCAAGGAGGTGCGCAGCCTGGCCCAACATTGCGCCGAGTCTGCGCGCGAGATCAAGGGCTTGATCAGCGGCAGCAGCGAGCGGGTCGATGCCGGCCTGAAGCTGGTGCAGACCGCCGGGCGCTCCATGGGTGAGATCGTGCACAGCATCGGCCGGGTCAGCACCGCCGTGGCCGAGATCAATGAAGCCACGCGCGAGCAGGGCGCCGGCCTGGGTCAGGTCAACTCGGCCATCACCGATCTGGACGCCAGCACGCAGCAGAACGCCGCCCTGGTGGAAGAGAGCGCCGCGGCGGCCGAGAGCCTGCACGCCCAAGCCCAGACCCTGGTGGACCTGGTGCGGGGTTTCCATCTGCTGCAGGCGCAGGCCGCCGCGCTGCGCCCCTGA